In Mangrovivirga cuniculi, the following proteins share a genomic window:
- a CDS encoding polysaccharide deacetylase family protein, which yields MKNILLVANLFLFLFFLITGCDNQTKKRLITYESITNEVYKDVVCFVYHRFGDHRFPSTNISLSDFEAHLKYLKDNNFEVVTFSEALDYIKSGSENKKVAVITIDDGYKSFFNNGLPLLKKYDFPATLFVNSESVGGKDYMTWGEINKANNEGVEIGNHTHTHEYFLNIDPEDRYTEFEKEITISQQLFEVKLGHKPETFAYPFGEYDNEMKAIVKKLGFKGAAAQNSGVIYSDTDLMECPRFPMSESYADINSFISKANMKPLKIIGEKPSDQIISKSIPQPVLELKIQGDAIKSDEIQCFIQGAECEMSIQNDTIKNIIEVELKASSSILLRRRTLYTLTAKNSNGDWCWFSHLWVNPSIN from the coding sequence ATGAAGAATATATTATTAGTCGCTAATTTATTTCTCTTCTTATTTTTTCTTATTACCGGTTGTGATAATCAAACTAAAAAGAGGTTAATAACTTACGAATCCATAACTAACGAAGTTTATAAGGACGTAGTTTGCTTTGTTTACCACAGGTTTGGCGATCACCGATTTCCCTCAACTAATATATCATTATCAGATTTCGAGGCTCATCTTAAATACTTAAAAGATAATAATTTTGAAGTGGTGACATTTTCTGAAGCACTTGATTATATAAAGTCTGGTTCTGAAAATAAAAAAGTGGCTGTAATCACTATAGACGATGGGTATAAGAGTTTTTTTAATAATGGTTTACCTCTTTTAAAAAAGTATGATTTTCCGGCTACTTTATTTGTCAATTCTGAGAGTGTAGGAGGTAAGGATTATATGACATGGGGTGAAATAAATAAGGCCAATAATGAAGGAGTAGAAATAGGGAATCATACTCACACACACGAATATTTTCTTAATATTGATCCTGAAGACAGGTATACTGAATTTGAAAAGGAAATAACGATTTCTCAACAGCTTTTCGAAGTCAAACTTGGACATAAACCAGAAACTTTTGCTTATCCGTTTGGTGAATATGATAATGAGATGAAAGCAATTGTAAAAAAGTTAGGATTTAAGGGTGCTGCAGCTCAGAACTCCGGAGTAATATATTCAGATACGGATTTAATGGAATGCCCCAGGTTTCCTATGTCAGAATCTTATGCCGACATTAACAGTTTTATATCGAAAGCTAATATGAAACCACTTAAAATAATTGGTGAAAAACCTTCTGATCAGATCATTTCTAAAAGTATCCCACAGCCTGTTTTGGAACTTAAAATTCAGGGAGATGCTATAAAATCTGATGAAATACAGTGTTTTATACAAGGTGCAGAATGTGAAATGTCAATTCAAAATGATACTATAAAAAATATTATCGAAGTGGAACTAAAGGCTTCATCTTCTATACTCCTAAGACGAAGGACCCTTTATACTTTAACAGCAAAAAATAGTAACGGAGATTGGTGTTGGTTTAGTCATTTATGGGTAAACCCTTCAATCAATTAA
- a CDS encoding glycosyltransferase: MKILLTSLGTRGDIEPFLAIGELLLKRGHEVTCLFPEQFRQLVDGAGLKFESLGPEFLELLDTELGMAAMGGDVSQIKKILAYIKLAKIGRTTSKKMFLIQHDIIENQKFDKIVYHPKTIFPVIWEIKNPGTTMLLSPVPYIHYTKGHTHLAFNSNYGEFFNKMTYKLADWGLYKTISSSIKWIENLNISNDEIKRIIKTRRLLYAISPQLFEIDDHKDERAIVLGYRQREYQSEWHPDEKLLSFLSRHKKPLFITFGSMTNPEPENKTRIFMEVLAKNKIPAIFNTASGGIQEPDKYNQDLFFFVNNIPYDWILKRVHAVIHHGGSGTTHSGLKFGCPTLIVPHIIDQFLWNKLIYEKGAGPRGIKIGKISTENLEPKILGLMHNSNYRKKADEIAEKMQNEDYEEVLLSLIEEKVKVHI, encoded by the coding sequence ATGAAAATACTTCTTACTTCACTTGGTACACGGGGTGATATTGAACCTTTTCTCGCCATTGGTGAATTACTGCTTAAAAGAGGGCATGAAGTTACTTGTTTGTTTCCTGAACAATTCAGGCAATTGGTTGATGGTGCAGGTCTTAAATTCGAATCATTGGGTCCCGAGTTTCTCGAGTTATTAGATACTGAACTTGGTATGGCGGCAATGGGCGGAGATGTTAGCCAAATCAAAAAAATACTGGCTTATATAAAGCTGGCCAAAATCGGAAGGACTACTAGTAAAAAAATGTTTTTGATTCAGCATGATATAATTGAAAATCAAAAATTTGACAAAATCGTCTATCACCCTAAAACTATTTTTCCGGTTATTTGGGAAATAAAGAATCCGGGGACTACTATGCTGTTAAGTCCGGTTCCTTATATTCATTACACTAAAGGTCATACTCATCTTGCTTTTAATAGTAATTATGGAGAGTTTTTTAATAAGATGACCTATAAATTGGCAGATTGGGGATTATATAAAACGATTTCCTCTTCTATAAAGTGGATAGAAAACCTTAATATTAGTAATGATGAAATCAAAAGGATTATAAAAACCCGTAGACTACTTTATGCTATTTCACCTCAATTATTCGAGATCGATGATCATAAAGATGAACGGGCAATAGTACTGGGATACAGGCAAAGGGAATATCAGAGTGAATGGCATCCAGATGAAAAATTATTAAGCTTTTTATCCAGGCATAAAAAGCCTCTGTTCATAACTTTCGGAAGCATGACTAATCCCGAACCTGAGAATAAAACCAGGATATTTATGGAGGTACTTGCTAAAAATAAAATACCTGCCATATTTAATACTGCTTCAGGAGGTATTCAAGAACCAGATAAATACAATCAGGATTTATTCTTTTTTGTCAATAATATACCATATGACTGGATCCTTAAAAGAGTTCATGCGGTGATTCATCACGGTGGTTCGGGCACTACACATAGTGGCTTGAAATTTGGATGTCCAACTTTAATTGTGCCTCATATAATAGACCAGTTTTTATGGAATAAATTGATTTATGAAAAAGGGGCAGGCCCCAGGGGTATAAAAATAGGTAAAATCTCTACTGAAAACCTGGAACCAAAAATATTAGGCCTTATGCATAATAGTAATTATCGTAAAAAAGCTGATGAAATTGCTGAGAAAATGCAAAATGAAGATTATGAGGAGGTCTTATTATCTCTAATCGAAGAAAAAGTAAAAGTCCACATTTGA
- a CDS encoding amidohydrolase family protein, whose product MNRKVQSLLKANKIDRFCLSAILLIIVFSCGKPYLEDADVVIKNASLIKVETGEIFHNRTILISGDTILKVIHSKEESEFSADTIIDAKGSYVMPGLWDNHVHFRGGDSLINENKDLLKLFLAHGVTTVRDAGGDITPAVIEWRERIKKNQMDGPRIYTPGPKLDGKDPAWEGSIKVTNSEEVAKALDSLKSIGVDYVKTYDGSLTREAYYMIIEQAEQIGLKVTGHMPLSADVLQSEEYGLDGTEHLYYIMKACSPVADSLEKTNPGYSMISPLLETYNEDLAEVIFEKLGAREHFFTPTLYIGKVLARLADEDHSQDPLLRFIGPGVRKTYNGRIERAKRAKESGSTFRLKAEEIFGKMIRGMHDAGIIIMAGSDCGPYNSFVYPGQSLHGELQMLVNKGLTPQEALLTSITNGPRFFDIEDKYSKIEEGKVADIIILSQNPLTDIKNLETVNTIIMGERIYNPKSLLK is encoded by the coding sequence ATGAATAGAAAAGTACAATCATTGTTAAAAGCCAATAAAATTGATAGGTTTTGTTTATCTGCTATTTTACTTATTATAGTTTTTAGCTGTGGAAAACCTTATTTAGAAGATGCTGATGTAGTTATCAAAAATGCTTCATTAATTAAAGTGGAAACCGGTGAGATTTTTCATAACAGAACTATACTTATTTCAGGAGATACAATTCTGAAAGTTATCCATTCAAAAGAGGAAAGTGAATTTTCTGCTGATACAATTATTGATGCTAAAGGTAGTTACGTTATGCCTGGGCTATGGGATAATCATGTTCATTTTCGGGGAGGAGATTCACTTATAAATGAAAATAAGGATTTGCTGAAATTATTTCTTGCTCATGGAGTGACTACAGTTCGTGATGCAGGAGGAGATATTACTCCGGCAGTAATTGAATGGAGAGAAAGGATCAAAAAAAACCAGATGGATGGTCCAAGGATATATACTCCCGGGCCTAAGCTGGACGGTAAAGATCCGGCCTGGGAAGGCTCAATAAAAGTTACTAACTCAGAGGAAGTGGCAAAAGCTCTGGATTCACTTAAATCGATAGGAGTGGATTATGTGAAAACTTACGATGGTAGCCTTACCCGAGAAGCTTATTATATGATAATTGAACAGGCTGAGCAGATTGGATTAAAAGTTACCGGACATATGCCTTTATCAGCAGATGTATTACAGTCAGAAGAATATGGTTTGGATGGAACCGAACATTTGTATTATATAATGAAAGCGTGTTCTCCGGTCGCAGACAGTCTGGAAAAGACTAATCCAGGATACTCAATGATTTCTCCATTACTCGAAACCTACAACGAAGATCTGGCAGAGGTAATATTTGAAAAACTTGGTGCCAGGGAACACTTTTTTACCCCAACATTGTACATCGGAAAAGTATTAGCGAGACTGGCAGATGAAGATCACTCGCAGGATCCTCTTTTAAGATTTATTGGTCCTGGAGTACGAAAGACCTATAATGGCCGTATTGAAAGAGCAAAAAGGGCAAAAGAATCCGGAAGCACATTCAGATTAAAAGCTGAAGAGATTTTTGGTAAAATGATCAGGGGAATGCACGATGCAGGAATAATTATTATGGCAGGATCAGATTGTGGTCCTTATAATTCATTTGTCTATCCGGGACAGTCTCTTCATGGAGAGCTTCAAATGCTGGTAAACAAAGGGTTGACTCCTCAGGAAGCTTTGTTAACTTCAATAACTAATGGACCAAGGTTTTTTGATATAGAAGATAAATACAGCAAGATTGAAGAGGGGAAGGTAGCAGATATTATCATTTTATCTCAAAACCCCTTAACTGATATAAAAAATCTTGAAACTGTGAATACTATAATTATGGGTGAGAGAATTTACAATCCTAAAAGTCTGTTGAAATAA
- a CDS encoding amidohydrolase family protein has translation MFDFHFHPLGKQFLSNYDVEELKNDTYSHPVQLPPLGATLNDLLSRILNSQASVSQSIKGGVSLGIANVITPEYVFASKRGVLKLLELDLFDRDVIAPLDNRIFDFIRNDENYNFLFERELNFYGWASGYPNKTNSLIKILTRKGGANNRLKMDSKKLNLVMAIEGGHNLIAESINDPFPKGTILDKVKEYRDKDYGYDFLYLTLTHLSHVPRASLCSHAFGFKLVKASKVTEAVPSIPGLSRKGKKVIRELMDCSSNDYPILIDIKHMSLKSRFDFYKERKDLLNDETFKSKEKEGNAWWPIIATHMGISGYRFSEMTDLFGEIGFEKGLEFSVRIRFDRHRKMKIPEGLGIDNVYFNPMTINLCDDDIEEIAQSNGLIGISLDARILGFENFNKRHNDEEYDYMSKDDFALLFPEEAKKIIPLNEIPVEVSEEEGFLGIAGRKERELYLYCFTLLHTARVIDQLDKKERHNKSGWDFISIGSDFDGLIDSLKEAETIEDLNDFRKEVRKVIVDAEESYKDAYDLPKELEIIPRKSGKPQVDLILDKVFSQNGINFVKEWWGES, from the coding sequence ATGTTTGATTTTCATTTTCACCCTTTAGGAAAACAATTTCTCTCCAATTATGATGTAGAGGAATTAAAAAATGACACGTATTCTCATCCGGTACAACTTCCGCCTTTGGGAGCCACTTTAAACGATCTGTTGAGCCGAATTTTAAATAGCCAGGCTTCAGTTTCCCAATCAATAAAAGGAGGAGTAAGCCTTGGTATAGCAAATGTTATTACCCCGGAGTATGTTTTTGCATCTAAGAGAGGGGTATTAAAGCTATTGGAACTTGATTTGTTTGATCGGGATGTGATCGCACCACTTGATAACAGAATTTTTGATTTTATCCGGAATGATGAAAATTATAATTTCTTGTTTGAAAGGGAGTTAAACTTTTATGGTTGGGCTTCAGGATATCCAAATAAGACTAATTCGCTGATAAAAATATTAACGAGGAAGGGTGGAGCTAACAACAGGCTTAAGATGGACTCCAAAAAACTGAACCTGGTCATGGCTATAGAAGGCGGACATAATTTGATCGCTGAATCAATTAATGATCCTTTTCCAAAAGGAACTATTCTGGATAAGGTCAAAGAATACCGCGATAAGGATTATGGGTATGATTTTTTGTATTTAACTCTAACTCACTTATCCCATGTACCCAGAGCGTCATTATGTAGTCATGCATTTGGGTTTAAGTTAGTGAAAGCCAGTAAAGTAACAGAAGCTGTTCCGTCGATACCGGGACTTAGTAGAAAAGGCAAAAAAGTGATCCGTGAATTAATGGATTGCTCATCCAACGACTATCCAATATTGATCGATATTAAGCATATGAGTCTCAAAAGCAGGTTTGACTTTTATAAGGAAAGAAAAGATCTGCTGAATGATGAAACATTCAAAAGTAAAGAAAAAGAGGGCAATGCCTGGTGGCCTATTATTGCTACACATATGGGGATTTCCGGTTATCGATTTTCGGAAATGACAGACCTGTTTGGTGAGATAGGTTTTGAAAAAGGACTGGAGTTTTCAGTAAGAATCAGATTTGACAGGCATCGAAAAATGAAGATTCCTGAGGGACTGGGTATAGATAACGTTTATTTCAATCCGATGACAATCAATTTATGTGACGATGATATCGAAGAAATAGCCCAGAGCAACGGATTAATTGGTATAAGTCTTGATGCACGTATTCTTGGATTTGAAAACTTCAATAAACGGCATAATGATGAAGAATACGACTATATGTCCAAAGACGATTTTGCTCTTTTATTTCCCGAGGAGGCCAAAAAGATCATACCATTAAATGAAATACCTGTTGAAGTCAGTGAGGAAGAAGGATTTTTAGGAATTGCCGGAAGAAAAGAAAGAGAGCTTTATCTGTATTGTTTTACATTACTTCATACAGCAAGGGTAATTGATCAACTTGATAAGAAAGAAAGGCATAATAAAAGTGGCTGGGATTTCATTTCCATCGGTTCAGATTTTGATGGTTTGATAGATAGTCTTAAAGAGGCAGAGACTATAGAAGATCTGAATGATTTCAGAAAGGAGGTCAGAAAAGTAATTGTTGATGCGGAAGAATCATATAAAGATGCTTATGACCTACCAAAGGAATTAGAGATCATTCCACGAAAGTCAGGCAAACCACAAGTGGATCTTATTCTCGATAAAGTCTTTAGTCAAAACGGAATCAACTTTGTGAAGGAATGGTGGGGAGAATCATGA
- a CDS encoding glucosaminidase domain-containing protein, translating to MNKSYWLLVLLILVFSSCSDEEKILRTISVEINTPDDIVEPEDSIVDPILYKNTEILSSLPVEESKDKFIQVVLPAILISKYFITRDQNKIKKLSDKKRWNNSDSTFYYQQIEKFNAENITDLIDRMNVHPTSIVMAQAAVESGWGSSRFFNEANNLFGIWSFDPKEPRIPAIGSNVFLRKYNNISQSINDYFITIGRSFAYKKFREKRKNTDDIDELLPLLNRYSERGMAYVNQLNRIIDQNELTRYDNYKINEEYIISR from the coding sequence ATGAATAAATCATACTGGTTATTAGTGCTTTTGATCCTTGTTTTTTCATCATGTAGTGATGAAGAAAAGATACTCAGAACTATTTCGGTTGAGATAAATACTCCTGATGATATTGTAGAGCCTGAGGATTCAATTGTTGACCCCATTTTATATAAAAATACAGAGATTTTATCTTCTTTGCCTGTCGAAGAATCAAAAGATAAATTCATCCAGGTCGTTTTACCGGCTATTTTAATTTCAAAATACTTCATTACCCGGGATCAGAATAAGATTAAAAAGTTAAGTGACAAAAAGAGATGGAACAATTCAGATTCAACTTTTTATTATCAGCAAATTGAAAAATTTAATGCTGAAAATATTACCGACCTGATTGATAGAATGAATGTACATCCGACAAGCATTGTGATGGCACAAGCTGCAGTAGAAAGTGGATGGGGAAGTTCCAGGTTCTTTAACGAGGCAAATAATCTTTTTGGAATCTGGTCATTTGATCCGAAAGAGCCCAGGATTCCGGCTATTGGTTCTAACGTTTTTTTGAGGAAGTATAATAACATATCACAATCTATTAATGATTATTTTATTACGATCGGAAGGTCTTTCGCATATAAAAAGTTCAGAGAGAAAAGGAAGAATACTGATGATATAGATGAATTATTACCTCTGTTAAATCGTTATTCTGAAAGAGGAATGGCCTATGTAAATCAGTTGAATAGGATAATAGACCAGAATGAATTAACCAGGTATGATAATTATAAAATTAATGAAGAATATATTATTAGTCGCTAA
- a CDS encoding EcsC family protein, with amino-acid sequence MKIDQDYVDTIQSEYRLWQLKMSQSPSLMNQATKGIQHKINTLIPDKVHDFVTRAIKEITRTVIFGAEYTTLHQKDFRFFSEAEQFALRRIDFYASSSAAEGAITGFGGFISGLADFPLWLSLKMKLLFEVANGYGYDVKDYKERLYILHIFQLTFSSQKHRNEIFKIMKDWEKNSESLPTDINDFDWKTFQLEYRDFIDLAKLIQLIPGVGAIAGAYVNHKYTKILGRYAMNGYRLRLLDQQIK; translated from the coding sequence ATGAAAATCGATCAGGATTACGTTGATACCATCCAATCAGAATATCGACTATGGCAATTGAAAATGAGCCAGAGTCCATCGCTCATGAATCAGGCTACAAAAGGTATTCAACATAAAATAAACACACTCATTCCCGATAAGGTGCATGATTTTGTTACCAGGGCAATAAAAGAAATAACCAGAACAGTAATATTTGGTGCCGAGTATACGACTCTCCACCAAAAAGATTTCAGGTTTTTCAGTGAAGCTGAACAGTTCGCATTAAGAAGAATTGATTTCTACGCTTCCTCATCTGCCGCAGAGGGTGCTATTACCGGTTTTGGTGGTTTTATTTCTGGCTTAGCTGATTTTCCTCTATGGCTATCCCTAAAAATGAAGTTATTGTTTGAAGTTGCTAACGGTTATGGGTATGATGTGAAAGATTACAAAGAGAGATTATATATACTCCATATATTTCAGTTAACATTTTCCAGTCAGAAACACCGCAATGAGATTTTTAAAATTATGAAAGACTGGGAAAAGAATTCTGAATCTTTACCTACGGATATCAATGATTTTGACTGGAAGACCTTTCAGCTGGAATACAGGGACTTTATTGACCTGGCTAAACTTATTCAGCTTATACCGGGCGTGGGAGCAATTGCAGGAGCGTATGTGAACCATAAATACACTAAAATTTTGGGTAGGTATGCAATGAATGGATATCGACTGCGATTGTTAGATCAACAAATTAAATAA
- a CDS encoding DUF6920 family protein — protein sequence MESNRLPNVIKKWLEISNSQNIEGINTVELKQRLQMKLKPDQKKWYSGKAIQHFTIDPPFFEWNSKININPLVTVSGQDRFQNGVGEMLIKLFDIFPVVNEKNNPKIDQGTMQRFLAEISWFPIAATKKYLIWEQIDNLTAKATMELYGVSVTGTFVFDENGHFKQFKTLRYKGADKSSKRIPWIVTALKYGEFQGVTVPVELKAEWELENSLWTWLQLEVTDIKYS from the coding sequence ATGGAAAGTAACAGACTACCGAATGTTATTAAAAAGTGGTTGGAAATATCAAATTCACAGAATATTGAAGGTATCAATACTGTAGAGTTAAAGCAAAGGCTGCAGATGAAATTAAAGCCTGATCAGAAGAAGTGGTATTCCGGGAAAGCTATTCAGCATTTTACTATTGATCCTCCTTTTTTTGAATGGAACTCTAAAATAAACATTAATCCACTGGTGACTGTATCAGGACAGGATAGATTCCAGAATGGGGTAGGAGAAATGTTGATCAAATTATTTGATATTTTTCCTGTCGTTAATGAGAAAAATAATCCTAAAATTGACCAGGGTACAATGCAACGTTTTCTTGCAGAAATTTCCTGGTTTCCTATTGCTGCTACGAAAAAGTATCTAATATGGGAGCAGATCGATAATCTTACTGCTAAAGCAACTATGGAACTTTACGGCGTTTCTGTTACCGGTACCTTTGTTTTTGATGAAAACGGTCATTTTAAACAGTTTAAAACACTCAGGTATAAAGGCGCAGATAAAAGCTCTAAGAGAATCCCCTGGATAGTTACTGCTTTAAAATATGGGGAATTTCAAGGTGTTACAGTCCCTGTTGAATTAAAGGCTGAATGGGAATTAGAAAATAGCTTATGGACCTGGCTTCAACTGGAAGTGACCGATATTAAATATAGCTAG
- a CDS encoding response regulator transcription factor, translating to MKTLDYSSLMDHKIRRIIRQEEFRLSHIKHFQKLTPREKEIIELVIEGLSNKEIGEMLFISRCTVEQHRKNINRKLSIRNAMQLYSYALAFDLI from the coding sequence ATGAAGACGTTAGATTATTCCAGCCTAATGGATCACAAGATCAGAAGGATTATCAGACAAGAAGAGTTTCGTTTAAGTCATATTAAACATTTTCAAAAATTAACACCAAGAGAAAAGGAAATCATTGAATTGGTAATCGAAGGTTTAAGTAATAAAGAGATTGGTGAAATGCTTTTTATAAGCAGATGCACGGTAGAACAACATCGGAAAAACATCAATCGAAAATTAAGTATCAGAAATGCAATGCAATTGTATTCATATGCATTGGCATTTGATCTTATTTAA
- a CDS encoding S8 family serine peptidase, translating to MSMARISSLQQLGIDHAAQEYYNLEEQIEQVRRDISLLRTGQKKLTDISKNKDRLEARLNREKKILRESDQPIDILLERVINNPDFQDACILDRMVGFARTVGRIILGNGGYGTGWLIGENLLMTNQHVFPDANTASRSKLHMAYERDVNGEVNSGYYYDLRPDVFFMTPAHPSDNREEFLDFAIVAVEPVSEEKNKSLSDFGHVILDQNIGKVIEGENCMIIQHPKGDYKKVVLRDIRLLTVEDAPGADSHLFYESDTLPGSSGSMVVALGTGEIIALHNAGVPKRDSQGNYLKKDGSIWNSAVDTDTDIDWIANQGVRISRIVKAIKNLPLPANMEDKRKNLLNLMITSEEPLQDSVNSPAVVRDAQQVVPQSTMSDISPSDNGQPGGIEKEFVVKLNGGPFSFEFVSKVIKNEFPQSSIKPFSNYNMSTLLEDYITVKIKSSDNIWDLAARLESLEGIEEAEPEVPRFTTMKSSEDELFSPSDNPFLESSGSEITDMRIYNSKYFSKKDHDSIEGRLKVRKWNHQAVKYDPVKILKVLKDNNSLDNLLDLKIAQFDTGNYPHSKVKGGFNSVLDYDFVDLDDEAQDEKSKLKFLAHFGHGMRTGSLIIGNEDSDLSPDKEGNFGLLKGIADKVNEEFKIVPFRVTKNVILVGRVGEVVRAADKVITDRYDVITMSLGILPGTRALKDIVRAAYDRGVIWCCAAGNQVKFVVEPAKYPGTICIAATNPEDKPWTGSCSGRNVDIAAPGEDVYVPIFTKKGESMIYGNGTSYATPHVASAAALWLAKNRNAISEKYTQGWQRVEAFRWCLHKSARKMDSIPKQYGKGLLNIEALLNTDLPEPGELRYAYDSRFESVNTGTTLAAREDRYKNIANVLSGINKEEVRPGSNLEINENFVKSTSTGRSKSLELFRNAAAYTKGRTILTESLSSGSFVESWERVRKLDSNTDNDKPDYSN from the coding sequence ATGAGTATGGCACGCATTTCCAGCCTTCAGCAATTAGGGATAGACCACGCTGCACAAGAGTATTACAATCTGGAAGAACAGATTGAACAGGTAAGAAGAGATATTAGTCTGTTACGTACCGGTCAGAAAAAATTAACTGATATTTCTAAAAACAAGGATCGGTTAGAAGCTCGTTTAAACAGGGAGAAAAAGATTCTGAGAGAATCTGATCAACCAATAGATATATTACTGGAGCGGGTAATTAATAATCCGGATTTTCAGGATGCTTGTATTTTAGACAGAATGGTCGGTTTTGCCCGAACCGTAGGAAGAATAATCCTTGGTAATGGAGGATATGGTACAGGATGGTTAATCGGGGAAAACCTTCTAATGACTAACCAGCATGTATTTCCCGATGCCAATACAGCATCACGTTCCAAATTGCATATGGCTTATGAAAGAGATGTAAATGGGGAAGTAAACAGCGGGTATTATTATGATCTGAGACCGGATGTTTTTTTTATGACTCCAGCACACCCTTCTGATAACCGGGAAGAATTTCTGGATTTTGCAATTGTTGCTGTAGAACCAGTGAGTGAAGAAAAAAATAAATCACTTTCTGATTTTGGACATGTGATCCTTGATCAAAATATCGGTAAGGTTATAGAAGGAGAAAATTGTATGATTATCCAGCATCCTAAAGGCGATTACAAAAAGGTGGTGCTGAGGGATATTCGCCTGTTAACTGTAGAAGATGCTCCTGGGGCAGATTCACACCTTTTCTATGAAAGTGATACACTACCCGGCTCTAGTGGGAGTATGGTAGTAGCACTTGGAACGGGTGAAATAATTGCTCTTCACAATGCAGGAGTACCTAAAAGAGACTCCCAGGGAAATTACCTTAAAAAGGATGGTTCGATATGGAATTCAGCAGTTGATACTGATACTGATATAGATTGGATAGCCAATCAGGGTGTCCGAATCAGCCGGATCGTAAAAGCAATTAAAAACCTTCCTCTTCCGGCTAACATGGAAGATAAGAGAAAGAACCTGCTAAATCTAATGATAACTTCTGAAGAACCTCTTCAGGATTCAGTTAATTCTCCAGCTGTGGTTAGAGATGCACAACAGGTGGTGCCACAAAGTACTATGTCTGATATCAGTCCTTCTGATAATGGCCAGCCAGGGGGAATTGAAAAAGAATTTGTCGTAAAACTTAATGGAGGGCCATTTTCTTTTGAGTTTGTTAGCAAGGTGATTAAAAACGAATTCCCTCAATCTAGTATTAAGCCTTTTTCGAACTATAATATGTCAACCCTTCTGGAAGATTATATTACAGTTAAGATTAAATCATCTGATAATATCTGGGACCTTGCGGCCAGACTTGAATCTCTCGAAGGTATTGAAGAGGCAGAACCTGAAGTGCCTCGGTTTACTACAATGAAAAGTAGTGAAGATGAATTGTTCTCACCCTCTGACAACCCTTTCCTTGAAAGCTCAGGTAGTGAGATAACAGATATGAGAATTTACAATAGTAAATATTTCTCAAAGAAGGATCACGATTCAATAGAGGGACGATTAAAAGTTCGAAAATGGAATCATCAGGCAGTAAAGTACGATCCGGTTAAAATATTAAAAGTATTAAAGGATAATAATTCACTAGACAATCTACTGGATTTGAAAATTGCTCAATTTGATACCGGTAATTATCCACATTCTAAAGTGAAAGGTGGCTTTAACAGTGTATTAGATTATGATTTTGTGGATCTGGACGATGAGGCACAGGATGAAAAAAGTAAATTAAAATTCCTGGCTCATTTTGGTCATGGTATGCGAACAGGTAGTTTGATCATAGGAAATGAGGATAGTGACCTTTCTCCTGATAAAGAGGGAAACTTTGGTCTGTTAAAAGGAATAGCTGATAAAGTAAATGAAGAGTTTAAAATAGTTCCTTTCAGAGTGACTAAAAATGTCATACTTGTTGGTAGAGTAGGAGAAGTAGTCAGAGCTGCTGATAAAGTGATTACAGACAGGTATGATGTTATAACAATGAGTCTCGGGATATTACCGGGTACCCGCGCATTAAAAGATATAGTGAGGGCTGCCTATGATCGAGGTGTAATCTGGTGTTGTGCAGCAGGAAATCAGGTTAAATTTGTTGTAGAACCTGCTAAATATCCTGGTACTATTTGTATTGCGGCAACCAATCCGGAGGATAAACCCTGGACAGGAAGTTGTAGTGGAAGAAACGTAGATATTGCAGCTCCTGGAGAAGACGTTTACGTTCCTATTTTCACAAAAAAAGGAGAAAGTATGATTTACGGAAACGGGACGAGTTATGCTACTCCACATGTTGCTTCTGCAGCTGCCTTGTGGTTAGCCAAAAATAGAAATGCCATATCAGAAAAATATACCCAGGGATGGCAGAGAGTAGAAGCATTCAGATGGTGCCTTCACAAGTCTGCCCGAAAAATGGATTCTATACCGAAGCAATATGGGAAGGGACTATTAAATATTGAAGCCCTGCTAAACACTGATTTGCCAGAACCCGGGGAGTTGAGATATGCTTATGACAGCAGGTTTGAATCTGTTAATACAGGTACTACTCTTGCAGCCCGTGAAGACAGATATAAAAATATAGCAAATGTTCTTAGTGGTATAAACAAGGAGGAAGTAAGGCCGGGCAGTAACCTGGAGATTAATGAGAATTTTGTAAAGTCTACTTCAACAGGAAGAAGTAAATCTCTTGAATTATTCAGAAATGCTGCTGCATACACTAAAGGCAGAACCATTTTGACAGAATCCCTTTCATCAGGATCATTTGTTGAATCCTGGGAACGAGTTAGAAAACTAGACTCTAATACAGATAACGATAAACCGGATTATTCAAATTAA